The following are from one region of the Ignavibacteriota bacterium genome:
- a CDS encoding ribonuclease Z yields MKIIFLGTSTGKTSANRFHSSLLFSFNDYNLLVDAGEGVSLALLKNNTEYDSVNGILLTHLHPDHFAGLPGLIIQMKLNERKKPLQIFIHESLKSVVQNLLLNSYILPDRANFEIRYVTFKENEEIKISEKFSFIGRKNSHLSKLENYKSIYPVLSLFSGSFLFRVVNKQIVYTSDIGSEKDLLLFQDITPDILITEANHISINSI; encoded by the coding sequence TTGAAAATTATTTTCCTCGGAACAAGCACTGGTAAAACTTCTGCCAATCGCTTCCATTCATCACTTCTTTTTTCTTTTAATGATTATAATCTGTTAGTCGATGCCGGGGAGGGTGTATCACTTGCCTTATTAAAAAATAACACGGAGTATGATTCTGTTAATGGAATTCTGCTGACTCACCTTCATCCTGATCACTTTGCAGGTTTACCGGGTTTAATTATCCAGATGAAATTGAATGAGAGAAAAAAGCCTCTCCAAATTTTTATACATGAAAGTCTGAAAAGTGTCGTTCAAAATCTTTTACTCAACTCATATATTCTTCCTGATCGAGCAAATTTTGAAATTCGATACGTCACATTCAAAGAAAATGAGGAAATTAAAATCTCAGAAAAATTCTCTTTTATCGGAAGAAAAAATTCACACTTAAGCAAACTGGAAAATTACAAGTCGATCTATCCGGTTTTGAGTCTCTTTAGTGGAAGCTTCTTGTTCAGAGTTGTAAATAAACAGATTGTCTATACTTCTGATATCGGTTCAGAAAAAGATCTTTTACTATTTCAGGATATCACTCCAGATATTTTAATTACTGAAGCAAATCATATTTCAATCAATTCTATATAG
- a CDS encoding tetratricopeptide repeat protein, protein MKNLKINFLLILIVKIISFASNIYSQDADIVPYLKAIENGDLVSAKDALLELKEKNPNDPSVMFLDAVLKENGQEAIVIYQDLVDNHPKSKYADASLYRIFSYYYALGLYETAQEKLKQLKTSYPSSPYIQVAEQNISSIGKSEETKIETKIDTKVETKVEEPKTNIEDDYNFTIQAGAFTNLDNAKKLSGEFESAGIFSRIDEKVVGGTSFHIVYAGKFEKREDAESFLQVLSSRYQINGTIVAAPGK, encoded by the coding sequence ATGAAAAATCTTAAAATAAATTTTCTCCTTATTCTGATCGTCAAGATTATATCATTTGCTTCAAATATTTATTCGCAGGATGCGGATATTGTCCCTTATCTCAAAGCAATTGAAAATGGTGATCTGGTAAGTGCAAAAGATGCTCTTTTGGAATTGAAAGAAAAAAATCCAAACGATCCATCAGTTATGTTTCTTGATGCAGTATTGAAGGAAAATGGACAGGAAGCGATCGTTATCTATCAGGATTTAGTAGATAATCATCCAAAGAGTAAATATGCCGATGCTTCGCTCTACAGAATATTTTCTTACTATTATGCTCTGGGTCTATATGAAACCGCTCAGGAAAAATTAAAGCAGTTAAAAACATCATATCCTTCTTCTCCGTACATTCAGGTTGCTGAACAAAATATTTCATCTATTGGAAAATCTGAAGAAACTAAAATTGAAACGAAAATTGATACAAAAGTTGAGACAAAGGTTGAAGAACCAAAAACTAATATTGAAGATGATTACAATTTCACTATTCAGGCAGGTGCATTTACAAATCTGGATAACGCAAAAAAATTAAGCGGAGAATTCGAATCAGCAGGTATCTTCAGCCGGATAGATGAAAAGGTTGTTGGTGGAACAAGCTTTCATATTGTATATGCAGGAAAATTTGAAAAACGTGAAGATGCTGAAAGTTTTTTACAGGTTTTGAGTTCACGTTATCAAATTAACGGTACAATCGTAGCGGCACCCGGAAAATAA
- the miaB gene encoding tRNA (N6-isopentenyl adenosine(37)-C2)-methylthiotransferase MiaB yields MNKNKVYIETYGCQMNLADTEIVLGILQNNGYSHTKNSDEADVILVNTCSIRDNAEQRIYGRLGNFKTIKDNKPGLIVGVLGCMAERLRTDLVEKKKIVDVVVGPDEYRRLPELIDVAFNGDKGIGVKLSKTETYDDIIPHREDGLQAWISVMRGCDKFCTFCVVPFTRGRERSRSLNSVADEIKQLSDRGFREITLLGQNVDSYKDEESAEAGDFADLLAACAQVDNSIRIRFTTSHPQDLSDKLLYTISSHSNICNYIHLPVQSGSNRILELMNRTYTIEHYLQLVERARKIIPGVSFSTDIITGFPTETYEDHIMTLDVMRMVRFDGAFMFKYSPREGTKAFRMNDDVSEETKSKRLQEIINLQQQISFELNQELIGKEEVVLIEGFSRKSDKFLSGRSDTNKVVIIPADNKIRVGNYVKAKINKATSATLFGDFSGFANLVEENLSLTG; encoded by the coding sequence ATGAATAAAAATAAAGTATATATCGAAACTTATGGCTGCCAGATGAATCTTGCGGATACCGAAATAGTGCTTGGTATTTTGCAGAATAATGGTTACAGCCACACTAAAAATTCTGATGAAGCTGATGTGATTCTTGTTAACACTTGCAGCATCAGGGATAATGCAGAACAAAGGATTTATGGAAGACTCGGGAATTTTAAAACTATAAAAGACAACAAACCCGGATTAATTGTTGGTGTATTGGGTTGTATGGCTGAGCGATTACGCACAGACCTTGTTGAGAAAAAGAAAATTGTTGATGTTGTAGTTGGTCCCGACGAGTATAGAAGATTACCTGAATTAATTGATGTTGCTTTCAACGGCGATAAAGGAATTGGCGTCAAGCTATCCAAAACAGAAACTTATGATGATATAATTCCTCACAGGGAAGATGGATTGCAAGCCTGGATTTCAGTTATGCGCGGTTGTGATAAGTTCTGCACATTTTGTGTTGTTCCGTTTACCCGTGGACGGGAACGAAGCCGTTCATTAAATTCTGTTGCAGATGAAATAAAACAATTGTCAGACAGAGGATTCAGGGAAATTACTTTGCTTGGTCAAAATGTTGATTCATATAAAGATGAAGAATCTGCTGAAGCCGGAGATTTTGCTGATCTTCTTGCAGCCTGTGCACAGGTTGATAATTCAATCAGAATTAGATTTACAACTTCACACCCTCAGGATCTTTCCGATAAATTATTATATACAATATCATCTCATTCAAATATCTGTAATTACATTCATCTGCCTGTTCAGTCAGGTTCAAACAGAATACTTGAACTAATGAATCGAACTTATACAATCGAACACTATCTTCAATTAGTCGAAAGAGCAAGGAAGATTATTCCAGGCGTAAGTTTTTCCACAGATATAATCACGGGTTTCCCTACAGAAACTTATGAAGATCATATTATGACTTTAGATGTAATGAGGATGGTGAGATTTGATGGTGCATTTATGTTTAAATATTCTCCCCGCGAAGGGACGAAAGCTTTCAGAATGAATGATGATGTTTCAGAAGAAACAAAATCAAAACGATTACAGGAAATAATTAATCTTCAACAGCAAATATCATTTGAACTGAACCAGGAATTAATAGGAAAAGAAGAAGTTGTTTTAATTGAAGGTTTCAGCAGGAAATCTGATAAGTTTTTATCAGGCAGATCAGATACAAATAAAGTAGTGATAATTCCCGCTGACAATAAAATAAGAGTCGGGAATTATGTGAAAGCTAAAATCAACAAAGCAACTTCTGCCACTCTCTTTGGTGATTTTTCTGGTTTCGCAAATTTAGTTGAAGAAAACTTATCTTTAACCGGGTAA
- a CDS encoding T9SS type A sorting domain-containing protein, producing the protein MKKSYLLVVFVLLIFPFSFSFGQLLVEDFNYAVGDSITGHGWTKHSGAGSPIFVEAASINYTGYPSSGIGNQVSINGGSGSREDDNVGFDSLANNGDVIYYSFLANVASASATQDYFIHIGNRVSPTVFTLFAARVFVQDVSGNLRFGMSNTSTQTMGTTDFSYNTTYLIFVKYTINTGGADECKLWVITSGVPQSEVLAGTPEVTNTSTNGQDVIDAIGLRQGGQSYSVVIDGIRLSTQWEDLVPVELTSFAASSVGGDVFLNWSTATELNNSGFEIQRSSSGTEFAAVGFVPGYGTTTEAKTYRFVDANLLAGSYTYRLKQIDFNGSFAYSNEVNVEVTSPAQFELSQNYPNPFNPNTTIKFSIPQSSNVSLKVFNALGQEVSTLVNQNMEAGSHTINFDATQLNSGIYFYRLEAGMFNEVRKMTLLK; encoded by the coding sequence ATGAAAAAATCATATTTACTTGTTGTTTTTGTATTGTTAATATTTCCATTCAGTTTTTCATTCGGGCAGTTGCTGGTTGAAGATTTTAATTATGCTGTAGGTGATTCAATAACCGGGCATGGCTGGACTAAACATAGTGGTGCCGGTTCACCAATTTTCGTCGAAGCAGCTAGTATAAATTATACAGGTTATCCATCTTCCGGGATAGGAAATCAGGTCTCAATAAATGGTGGATCTGGTTCGCGGGAAGATGATAACGTAGGCTTCGACTCACTTGCCAATAACGGTGATGTAATATATTATTCCTTTTTAGCTAATGTTGCTTCTGCAAGTGCGACGCAGGATTATTTTATTCACATCGGTAACAGAGTTTCACCAACTGTTTTTACACTCTTTGCTGCACGAGTTTTTGTTCAGGATGTTTCCGGAAATCTTAGATTTGGGATGAGTAACACATCAACCCAAACAATGGGTACGACTGATTTCAGCTACAATACAACTTATCTCATCTTCGTAAAATATACAATTAATACCGGTGGTGCAGATGAATGCAAACTCTGGGTAATAACTTCCGGAGTTCCACAAAGTGAAGTTCTCGCTGGTACGCCAGAAGTAACTAATACTTCAACAAATGGTCAGGATGTTATTGATGCTATCGGATTACGACAAGGCGGACAATCGTACTCTGTTGTGATTGACGGTATCAGATTATCTACTCAATGGGAAGATCTTGTACCTGTTGAGTTGACTTCTTTTGCTGCATCATCCGTTGGTGGTGATGTATTCCTAAACTGGTCAACGGCAACTGAATTAAACAACTCAGGTTTTGAAATTCAAAGATCAAGTTCAGGAACTGAATTTGCGGCAGTTGGTTTTGTTCCTGGTTATGGAACAACCACCGAAGCAAAAACTTACAGGTTTGTTGATGCAAATCTTCTTGCAGGAAGTTATACTTACAGATTAAAGCAGATTGACTTTAATGGATCATTTGCTTATTCAAATGAAGTTAATGTTGAAGTTACTTCACCAGCACAATTTGAGCTTTCTCAGAATTATCCGAATCCATTTAATCCAAATACTACTATTAAGTTCTCAATTCCACAAAGTTCAAATGTATCTTTGAAAGTGTTCAATGCACTCGGACAGGAAGTTAGCACATTGGTAAATCAGAATATGGAAGCTGGTTCACACACAATTAATTTTGATGCAACTCAACTAAACAGTGGAATTTATTTCTATCGTTTAGAAGCAGGTATGTTCAACGAAGTCAGAAAAATGACTTTGCTTAAATAA
- a CDS encoding T9SS type A sorting domain-containing protein produces the protein MKKVLSMLLFTYSLTIAQVSLDGVNTYSEDFNTLTSTGTSSTVPTGWAFSESGTNANGIYTAGTGSGNAGDTYSFGATSATDRAFGGLQSGTLIPTIGASFINNTGFTITQLPISYTGEQWRLGATGRNDRLDFQYSLDATSLSTGTWTDVDGLDFIAPNSTGTVGSLDGNASANRTTITQTITGLSIANGATFWIRWIDFNATGADDGLAIDDFSIDETNLPVELSSFTAIVLENSVKLNWRTETEVNNYGFEILRGVYPAKSRTQNDKWEKIGFVEGNGNSNSPKDYTFTDNLTLTRTLYYRLKQIDTDGQSEYSKVIEVDAGIIPAEIVLEQNYPNPFNPSTTIRFNFTHSGDVRLSIYNLLGEQIMQLVNGFLEAGIHTVNFNASDLNSGVYLYKFETNGIIQSRKMILAK, from the coding sequence ATGAAAAAAGTTTTATCAATGTTACTATTCACTTACAGTTTAACTATTGCCCAGGTTTCACTTGATGGAGTTAACACTTATTCAGAAGATTTTAATACTTTAACAAGCACAGGTACTTCCTCCACAGTTCCAACAGGATGGGCTTTTTCTGAAAGCGGTACCAATGCTAATGGAATATACACGGCTGGAACTGGTTCTGGCAACGCTGGAGATACATATAGCTTTGGTGCGACATCTGCTACCGATAGAGCTTTTGGTGGACTCCAATCAGGTACATTAATACCTACAATTGGAGCAAGTTTTATAAATAATACTGGTTTTACAATTACACAATTACCAATTTCTTATACAGGTGAACAATGGAGATTAGGTGCAACAGGTAGAAATGATAGATTGGATTTTCAGTATAGCTTAGATGCAACGAGTTTATCTACAGGGACGTGGACGGACGTGGATGGCTTAGATTTTATTGCACCGAACAGTACAGGTACGGTTGGATCGCTTGATGGGAATGCATCGGCTAACAGGACAACTATTACCCAAACAATTACTGGTTTGAGTATTGCAAATGGAGCAACATTTTGGATCAGATGGATAGATTTTAATGCGACTGGTGCTGATGATGGCTTGGCTATAGATGATTTTTCAATTGATGAAACTAACCTCCCCGTCGAACTTTCTTCCTTCACAGCGATCGTTTTAGAAAATTCTGTAAAACTAAACTGGCGAACTGAAACCGAAGTTAATAATTATGGATTTGAGATTCTTCGCGGAGTTTATCCCGCAAAAAGCAGGACTCAGAATGACAAATGGGAGAAGATCGGTTTTGTTGAAGGAAATGGCAATTCAAATTCACCAAAGGATTATACATTTACTGACAATCTTACTCTTACTCGTACTCTTTATTATCGCTTAAAGCAAATTGATACTGACGGACAGTCTGAATATTCAAAAGTTATTGAAGTTGATGCAGGAATAATTCCGGCTGAAATTGTTCTCGAACAGAATTATCCGAATCCTTTTAATCCATCAACTACTATCAGATTTAATTTCACACATTCCGGGGATGTGAGATTATCAATTTATAACTTGCTTGGTGAACAAATTATGCAGCTTGTGAATGGCTTCCTGGAAGCTGGCATTCATACAGTTAATTTCAACGCATCAGATTTGAACAGTGGTGTGTACCTCTACAAGTTTGAAACCAATGGAATAATACAATCGCGCAAGATGATTCTTGCCAAATAA
- a CDS encoding T9SS type A sorting domain-containing protein: protein MMKIIIPFLILLLLTSTYGQYKSVWDQVPEKIREKKSFKRYEWFYRPRTDENGIFPKEHVDHQIAIEEQKIAENNLELNKISGTSDLWTNLGPNAIDMTSSFVPYWGKVSGRVRGLDVHPTDPNTAYLGAAAGGIWKTSNGGTTWLDKSGSLSRLTFGGIAIDPNNPNVVYAGTGEAIWFYNNVTYEGNGLYKTIDGGDNWTHITNGFGTQTQFSDIEVNPGNSNVILASLGSGNWNNAFPNNEGVWRSSDAGTTWTRTLNVQDAFDVAFHPSSSLLAYAACGDQSSSSGFYRSTDGGVNWIQSNTGLPSATSIGRMQFELSASSPLIIYLLIYNDSALPGGRTTAAFKSTNGGVNWSQISSGVNISGSYDGSSVNDQGSYDLCLSVHPTNANVACFGNVELSRTTNGSNISFVRNPSGFQGGTTAWDCYSHVDIHKIQFAPSNGNIVYLGCDGGIFKSTDAGATWFNVNNNINTIQFYRVASHPTNSSILFGGAQDNGNFSTANKGASDWIFETSGDGMECFVDYSNSNFIFMSTQYGNLLRSTNAGVSWQNVDYVGSAAWLAPYWQHPTISTRIFAAINGQIRRSNSSGASGTWSMISGLISGYHVTSVAQSPISTNNMIAVSSDYTIAPAIHRSSDEGVTWTDITSNVTAAGFTGTNIQRVIADPVNANIFYMTRASYIGGQVIKTTNFGTNWTNVSGNLPSVPVSDLFIDPANTNHLYAGNDFGVYWTTNGGTNWIKLSNGMPFVPVLDFSFYSNGGTRYLRAATHGRGVYELNIDNPLPVELTSFTAKVLKSGDIQLKWQTETEVNNYGFEILRSAKYDTVWIKIGFVEGSGNSNSPKEYSYMDEVIKYGSYAYRLKQIDTDGQFEYSKVIEVDAGNIPNGFVLEQNYPNPFNPITTIKFAVAETQKAELKVIDLLGNEVETIFTGIADGGKIYEAVFNAENYSSGIYFYTFRTEQKFETRKMLLLK, encoded by the coding sequence ATGATGAAAATAATAATACCATTTCTAATTCTACTATTATTAACATCTACTTATGGTCAATATAAATCTGTTTGGGACCAAGTGCCGGAGAAAATAAGAGAGAAAAAATCATTTAAGAGATACGAATGGTTTTATCGTCCAAGAACTGATGAAAACGGTATATTCCCAAAAGAACATGTTGATCACCAGATAGCAATTGAAGAACAAAAAATTGCAGAAAATAATTTGGAACTTAATAAAATAAGTGGCACCTCAGATTTATGGACGAATCTAGGTCCGAATGCAATTGACATGACGTCAAGCTTTGTTCCTTATTGGGGAAAAGTAAGCGGAAGAGTACGCGGACTTGATGTTCATCCAACAGATCCAAACACTGCATATCTTGGTGCTGCTGCGGGAGGAATTTGGAAAACTAGTAATGGTGGCACAACCTGGTTGGATAAAAGTGGTAGTTTAAGCAGATTAACTTTTGGTGGTATTGCAATCGACCCTAATAATCCTAATGTAGTTTATGCCGGTACCGGTGAAGCTATATGGTTTTATAATAATGTTACATACGAAGGAAATGGACTTTACAAAACAATAGATGGTGGAGATAATTGGACTCATATTACAAATGGATTCGGAACTCAAACTCAATTCTCAGATATTGAAGTAAATCCAGGCAATTCAAATGTTATTTTGGCATCACTTGGGTCAGGTAATTGGAATAATGCTTTTCCAAATAATGAGGGTGTTTGGAGAAGTTCTGATGCAGGTACTACCTGGACAAGAACTTTAAATGTTCAAGATGCTTTTGATGTTGCTTTTCATCCATCAAGTAGCCTGTTAGCTTATGCTGCCTGTGGAGATCAATCTTCTTCGAGTGGGTTTTATCGTTCTACTGATGGTGGAGTAAACTGGATTCAAAGTAATACAGGTCTTCCTTCAGCAACTTCGATTGGTAGAATGCAATTTGAATTATCTGCTTCCTCACCTCTAATCATATATTTGCTTATTTATAACGATTCTGCTTTACCCGGTGGACGGACTACAGCAGCATTCAAATCCACAAATGGAGGAGTAAATTGGTCTCAGATTTCCTCAGGAGTTAATATTTCAGGTAGCTATGATGGATCATCAGTTAATGACCAGGGATCATACGACCTATGTCTATCTGTTCATCCAACAAATGCTAATGTTGCTTGTTTTGGTAATGTAGAACTTAGCAGAACAACTAATGGTTCAAATATTTCATTCGTTCGGAATCCATCCGGTTTTCAGGGAGGTACAACGGCTTGGGATTGTTATTCTCACGTTGATATACATAAAATACAATTTGCTCCGTCGAATGGTAATATAGTTTACCTGGGATGTGATGGCGGTATTTTTAAATCTACTGATGCTGGTGCAACCTGGTTCAACGTTAATAACAATATTAATACAATACAATTTTACAGAGTAGCATCTCATCCAACTAATTCTTCTATACTATTTGGAGGGGCACAGGATAACGGAAATTTCAGCACTGCAAATAAAGGTGCAAGTGATTGGATTTTTGAAACAAGCGGTGATGGTATGGAGTGTTTTGTTGATTATAGCAACTCGAATTTTATTTTTATGAGTACTCAGTATGGAAACTTATTAAGGAGCACCAATGCTGGTGTAAGTTGGCAAAACGTTGATTATGTTGGGAGCGCAGCTTGGTTGGCTCCATATTGGCAACATCCTACCATTTCTACTCGTATTTTTGCTGCGATCAATGGCCAAATTCGGCGATCAAATTCTTCAGGCGCATCAGGAACCTGGTCAATGATTTCAGGTTTAATAAGTGGTTACCATGTTACCTCAGTTGCTCAATCACCGATATCAACTAATAATATGATTGCGGTATCTAGTGACTATACTATCGCACCAGCCATACACCGATCATCTGATGAAGGTGTAACATGGACAGACATAACATCGAATGTAACTGCTGCCGGATTTACTGGGACTAATATCCAACGAGTAATTGCCGATCCAGTGAACGCTAATATATTTTACATGACAAGAGCATCATACATTGGTGGGCAGGTTATTAAAACGACCAACTTTGGTACAAACTGGACCAATGTCAGTGGTAACTTGCCGTCAGTTCCTGTTAGTGATTTATTTATAGACCCTGCAAATACTAACCATTTATATGCTGGAAATGATTTTGGCGTTTACTGGACAACCAATGGAGGTACAAACTGGATAAAATTAAGCAATGGAATGCCATTTGTACCTGTACTTGATTTTAGCTTTTACAGTAATGGTGGTACTAGATACCTTAGAGCAGCAACTCACGGTAGAGGAGTATATGAATTAAATATTGATAATCCTCTCCCCGTCGAACTCACATCCTTCACCGCAAAAGTTTTGAAGAGTGGAGACATTCAATTAAAATGGCAAACAGAAACCGAAGTTAATAATTATGGTTTCGAGATTCTTCGCTCCGCAAAGTATGACACCGTGTGGATAAAGATTGGGTTTGTTGAAGGAAGTGGAAACAGTAACTCACCTAAAGAATATTCCTATATGGATGAAGTGATAAAGTATGGCAGTTATGCATATCGGCTAAAACAGATTGATACTGACGGGCAGTTTGAATATTCAAAAGTAATTGAAGTTGATGCAGGAAATATTCCAAATGGATTTGTGCTTGAGCAGAATTATCCCAATCCGTTCAATCCAATTACCACTATTAAATTTGCTGTCGCAGAAACACAAAAAGCAGAGCTAAAAGTAATTGATTTATTAGGGAATGAAGTGGAGACGATATTTACTGGAATTGCAGATGGTGGGAAGATTTATGAAGCAGTATTTAATGCGGAGAACTATTCGAGTGGAATTTACTTCTATACTTTTAGAACGGAACAAAAATTTGAGACTAGAAAAATGCTCCTTTTGAAATAA
- a CDS encoding TIGR01777 family protein — MSKKILITGATGSIGRRLVQELSARGDEVIVFTRNLENAQMKIANANKYVKWVYDCMDVWMYELNGADAVVHLAGANLGAKRLTANYKKLAYESRVLSTKNLVEAIRQTEKKPEVFICANAVGYYGNRFEEILDENSSAGNDFLAKLCKDWENEAQKVEQYGVRRVSLRTGLVMMKDEGVIKQLLLPFKLFFGGPLRNGRQWFPWIHIDDIVGIYIEAIDNENLSGPVNASSPGIVRMKEFAKTFGKILKRPSLFPIPKFAMKIVAGEIAEYAVMSQRTSVEKILNAGYKFRFENLKLALRDLLIQGVK, encoded by the coding sequence ATGTCAAAAAAAATACTTATCACTGGCGCAACCGGTTCGATCGGTCGAAGATTGGTGCAGGAGTTATCTGCAAGAGGAGATGAAGTAATTGTCTTCACCCGAAATCTGGAAAATGCTCAGATGAAAATAGCTAATGCAAATAAGTATGTCAAGTGGGTTTATGATTGTATGGATGTATGGATGTATGAATTGAACGGTGCGGATGCAGTAGTTCATCTTGCCGGTGCAAATCTTGGTGCAAAAAGATTAACTGCTAATTATAAAAAACTTGCGTACGAGAGTCGGGTGCTCAGTACTAAAAATTTAGTTGAAGCAATCAGACAGACAGAAAAAAAACCAGAAGTGTTTATCTGTGCAAATGCGGTTGGGTATTATGGTAATCGATTTGAAGAAATCCTTGATGAAAATAGTTCAGCAGGAAATGACTTCCTGGCGAAACTTTGTAAAGATTGGGAAAACGAAGCACAAAAAGTTGAACAGTACGGCGTAAGAAGAGTTTCGCTGAGAACCGGTTTGGTTATGATGAAAGATGAAGGTGTAATTAAACAATTACTTCTTCCATTCAAACTTTTTTTTGGTGGACCACTTAGAAACGGCAGACAATGGTTTCCGTGGATTCACATTGATGACATTGTTGGAATCTATATTGAAGCAATTGATAATGAAAACTTATCCGGACCAGTTAATGCTTCATCTCCCGGAATCGTCCGGATGAAAGAATTTGCCAAAACATTTGGGAAAATATTGAAACGACCTTCGCTGTTCCCTATCCCAAAATTTGCAATGAAAATTGTTGCAGGCGAAATTGCTGAGTATGCTGTTATGAGTCAGAGAACAAGTGTAGAAAAAATTTTAAATGCTGGATATAAATTTAGGTTTGAAAATCTGAAGTTGGCTTTGAGGGATTTGCTGATTCAAGGCGTAAAATAA
- a CDS encoding adenosylhomocysteinase: MSDVAIKNDVKILPFKVKDISLAEWGRKEIILAEAEMPGLMSIREKYKKEQPLKGARIAGCLHMTIQTAVLIETLKDLGAEVQWSSCNIFSTQDHAAAAIAKAGIPVYAWKGETLEEYDWCIEQTLFFGKDRKPLNMILDDGGDLTNVVLDKYPELIKEIKGISEETTTGVHRLYEREKKGTLPVPAFNVNDSVTKSKFDNKYGCRESLVDALRRATDLMMAGKVAVVAGYGDVGKGSAQSLRGAGVRVIVTEIDPICALQAAMDGYEVQKMEKAAPRADIIVTATGNYNVINEKIFKLMKDKTVVCNIGHFDNEIDMAWLNKNFGTTKDNIKPQVDMYTIDGKNIIVLAEGRLVNLGCAMGHPSYVMSNSFSNQVLAQIELWNHHKKYENKVYTLPKHLDEMVARLHLAKVGAELDVLRSDQAEYIGVPVEGPYKPDYYRY, translated from the coding sequence ATGAGTGACGTCGCAATTAAAAATGATGTGAAAATTCTTCCGTTTAAAGTGAAGGATATTTCGCTGGCAGAATGGGGAAGAAAAGAAATTATTCTGGCTGAAGCAGAAATGCCGGGTTTAATGTCTATCAGAGAAAAATATAAAAAAGAACAACCACTTAAAGGCGCACGAATTGCCGGTTGCCTTCATATGACAATTCAGACAGCCGTGTTGATTGAAACTTTAAAAGATCTTGGTGCTGAAGTTCAATGGTCTTCGTGTAATATTTTTTCTACGCAAGATCATGCTGCCGCTGCAATTGCAAAAGCAGGAATTCCTGTTTACGCATGGAAAGGTGAAACGCTTGAAGAATATGATTGGTGTATTGAACAAACTTTATTCTTCGGAAAGGATCGCAAGCCATTAAATATGATTCTTGATGATGGCGGTGATTTGACAAATGTGGTTCTTGATAAATATCCTGAACTGATAAAAGAGATTAAAGGAATTTCCGAAGAAACAACAACAGGTGTTCATCGCTTGTATGAAAGAGAGAAGAAGGGAACTCTTCCTGTTCCTGCATTCAATGTTAATGACTCTGTAACGAAATCAAAATTTGATAATAAGTATGGATGTCGTGAATCTTTAGTTGATGCATTAAGAAGAGCAACAGATTTAATGATGGCAGGTAAAGTTGCAGTTGTTGCAGGTTATGGCGATGTTGGAAAAGGCTCTGCTCAATCACTTCGAGGAGCCGGAGTCAGAGTAATCGTAACTGAGATTGATCCGATTTGTGCTCTGCAGGCTGCAATGGATGGTTACGAAGTTCAAAAAATGGAAAAGGCTGCACCGCGTGCTGATATAATTGTAACAGCAACAGGAAACTATAATGTAATTAATGAAAAGATATTTAAACTGATGAAAGATAAAACAGTTGTCTGTAACATTGGTCACTTCGATAATGAAATTGATATGGCGTGGTTGAATAAGAATTTCGGAACTACAAAAGACAACATCAAACCCCAGGTTGATATGTACACAATTGATGGAAAAAATATAATCGTTCTTGCTGAAGGAAGATTGGTAAACCTCGGCTGTGCAATGGGACATCCGTCTTATGTAATGTCAAATTCATTTTCAAACCAGGTTCTTGCACAAATCGAACTTTGGAATCATCATAAAAAATACGAGAACAAAGTTTATACATTACCAAAACATCTTGATGAAATGGTCGCAAGACTTCATCTTGCCAAAGTTGGTGCTGAACTTGATGTTCTCAGATCAGATCAGGCAGAATATATTGGTGTTCCTGTTGAAGGACCTTATAAACCTGATTATTACAGGTATTGA